In Nostoc sp. UHCC 0926, a single genomic region encodes these proteins:
- a CDS encoding Dps family protein, producing MRAINIGLTEEQRQGVINLLNQDLADAYLLLVKTKKYHWDVVGPQFRSLHQLWEEHYQKLTLNIDALAERVRALGGFPVGSLEGFLKIATLKEHAGSVPTATGMVANLVDDHEQVIRNLRDHLDQSGEKFHDQGTADFLTGLLEQHEEIAWMLRSFIEGEALDADGRQPAAGAKTPVGV from the coding sequence ATGCGTGCGATAAACATTGGTTTGACAGAAGAACAGCGTCAAGGTGTAATTAATCTGTTGAATCAAGATTTGGCAGATGCCTATCTACTATTGGTGAAAACCAAAAAGTACCACTGGGATGTCGTCGGTCCTCAGTTCCGCTCTTTGCACCAGCTTTGGGAAGAACACTACCAAAAGCTAACTCTAAATATTGATGCCTTGGCAGAGCGGGTTCGTGCTTTGGGCGGTTTCCCAGTTGGCTCATTGGAGGGATTTCTCAAGATTGCTACCCTCAAGGAACATGCTGGTAGTGTTCCCACAGCAACAGGGATGGTAGCTAATCTAGTGGATGATCACGAGCAGGTTATTCGGAATTTAAGGGATCATTTGGATCAATCGGGTGAAAAGTTCCACGATCAGGGAACTGCTGACTTTTTAACTGGACTGTTAGAACAGCATGAGGAAATAGCTTGGATGCTGCGTTCATTTATTGAAGGGGAAGCACTAGACGCAGATGGTAGACAGCCAGCAGCAGGGGCTAAGACTCCTGTTGGTGTGTAG
- a CDS encoding glutamate-cysteine ligase family protein: MFLFGIEHEVAFLNKEGKFADFYHTKFADFNQIIERLPTYPSDYPQLRIGDAGIKIKRWYIEGFERFADSDKVIDCHAKGIEIRTTIHSDIQGAITELSESFDLLREVAANFGFSPVLVSFNPYNLVFEPQPPLTDYEIKQLEAYPDEQTANIHMVTYGPDLNISVADLSTEGVIDIGKKLTYYSPYIVPFSYSSPFYNGGLWDGLSVRTFIRTGKRPATLVFIEKQEQLINSIPSLTKIARIPAEVGRIEFKACDSCDDFLIYAALLTLLKGLVLDKTLLGRATVPDAALHQLSAKEAFDNEDIFQNATKVLQAAEVALGDDPDVHYLRPLKVLLAKRKTRSHELIEMFHHVSSIEEVIKQTYQV; encoded by the coding sequence ATGTTTTTATTTGGCATTGAGCATGAAGTCGCTTTCCTAAACAAAGAAGGAAAGTTTGCTGATTTTTACCACACAAAATTTGCTGATTTCAATCAAATTATTGAAAGGCTACCTACATACCCCAGCGACTATCCTCAACTACGCATCGGCGATGCTGGTATTAAGATAAAGAGATGGTACATTGAGGGATTTGAAAGATTTGCAGATTCCGACAAGGTGATAGACTGTCATGCTAAAGGTATCGAAATTAGAACAACTATACATTCTGATATTCAAGGCGCTATTACTGAATTATCAGAAAGTTTTGACTTGCTACGTGAAGTTGCTGCTAACTTTGGTTTCTCACCTGTTTTGGTCAGTTTTAATCCCTACAATCTGGTTTTTGAGCCTCAACCCCCATTAACCGATTATGAAATAAAACAGCTAGAGGCTTATCCTGACGAACAAACTGCTAATATTCACATGGTGACATACGGTCCAGATTTAAATATTTCAGTGGCAGATTTGTCTACTGAAGGTGTGATTGATATTGGCAAAAAGTTAACTTATTACAGTCCTTATATCGTCCCTTTTAGTTATAGTTCCCCTTTTTATAACGGAGGTTTATGGGATGGGTTATCGGTACGAACGTTTATCAGAACCGGAAAAAGACCAGCAACTCTGGTTTTTATTGAAAAACAGGAACAACTGATTAATAGTATACCTTCATTGACAAAAATCGCCCGCATTCCAGCTGAAGTGGGACGCATCGAATTTAAGGCTTGTGATAGTTGTGATGATTTTTTAATCTATGCAGCTTTGCTGACATTATTGAAAGGTTTGGTGTTAGATAAAACTTTGCTGGGTAGAGCAACTGTACCCGATGCAGCGTTACATCAACTTTCTGCAAAAGAAGCGTTTGACAACGAGGATATTTTTCAAAATGCGACAAAAGTCTTACAAGCAGCCGAAGTCGCCTTGGGAGATGATCCAGATGTTCATTATTTGAGGCCGTTAAAAGTGCTGCTAGCGAAGCGAAAAACAAGATCCCATGAATTAATAGAAATGTTCCATCACGTAAGTTCAATAGAAGAGGTAATAAAGCAGACTTATCAAGTTTAG
- a CDS encoding Mo-dependent nitrogenase C-terminal domain-containing protein, with the protein MTSTVQSPYSSEQIAAWLRGLLTIAWADGNFDPQEQELIASITKDELALGIKWDSLEIITPEELAPVLGKGTPAAENFLRTAIMVAIADGTYSPSEDQVLQQFCQSLEQPENLLEALRHTLEQPLQITPNIPSPRLTKRQINALHPLRDWLDRLDIQDPRVARFLCKMIPSQCPFERDVTLFGRKIVHIPPMCKINPLYEQLVGLRFRALSYLADKCGEDVSPYI; encoded by the coding sequence ATGACAAGTACCGTTCAATCCCCCTACAGCAGCGAACAGATTGCCGCTTGGTTGCGTGGACTGCTCACCATTGCTTGGGCAGATGGTAATTTTGATCCTCAAGAACAGGAATTAATTGCCAGCATCACCAAAGATGAATTAGCTCTTGGGATTAAATGGGACTCACTAGAGATAATTACGCCAGAGGAATTAGCCCCAGTGTTGGGTAAAGGTACACCAGCAGCGGAAAATTTCTTAAGGACAGCGATAATGGTAGCGATCGCAGATGGTACTTATTCTCCCAGCGAAGATCAGGTTTTGCAACAGTTCTGCCAATCCTTAGAACAGCCAGAGAATTTACTCGAAGCCCTTCGCCACACCCTAGAACAGCCACTGCAAATTACCCCCAATATCCCCAGCCCTAGACTTACAAAGCGTCAAATTAATGCACTACACCCCCTGCGCGACTGGCTCGATCGGCTAGATATCCAAGACCCAAGAGTAGCCCGCTTTTTGTGTAAAATGATTCCCTCTCAGTGTCCCTTTGAGCGGGACGTCACCCTATTTGGACGTAAGATTGTCCACATCCCACCGATGTGTAAAATTAACCCGTTATATGAGCAACTGGTGGGCTTACGTTTCCGTGCCCTCTCCTATCTGGCAGATAAATGTGGTGAAGATGTTTCACCATATATTTAG
- the obgE gene encoding GTPase ObgE, giving the protein MQFIDQAEIEVEAGKGGDGIVAFRREKYVPTGGPSGGNGGRGGSVFFVADENLQTLLDFRYNHRFQAEKGTRGGPNNCTGAAGKDLIIEVPCGTTIYDAETSELLGDLTEPKQTLRIAQGGKGGLGNQHFLSNRNRAPEYALPGLPGEIKQLRLELKLLAEVGIIGLPNAGKSTLISSLSAARPKIADYPFTTLIPNLGVVRKPTGDGTVFADIPGLIEGAAQGAGLGHDFLRHIERTRVLLHLIDATSDDVVRDFNTIKQELQAYGRGLAERPQILALNKIDAVDRETVDLEALATQLNHLSYAPVFVISAVTRTGLEPMLQEIWGIIDQMKVPEEVEVFR; this is encoded by the coding sequence ATGCAATTTATCGACCAAGCAGAAATTGAAGTTGAAGCTGGTAAGGGCGGCGATGGTATAGTCGCCTTCCGGCGTGAGAAGTACGTGCCGACTGGTGGCCCCTCTGGTGGTAATGGAGGACGAGGCGGCTCAGTATTTTTCGTTGCCGATGAAAACCTGCAAACCTTGCTAGACTTCAGATACAACCATCGCTTTCAGGCAGAAAAAGGGACTCGTGGTGGCCCAAATAACTGCACTGGAGCAGCAGGAAAGGATTTGATCATCGAAGTTCCCTGTGGTACAACCATTTATGATGCTGAAACTAGCGAATTGCTGGGGGATTTAACTGAGCCTAAGCAGACTTTGCGGATTGCCCAAGGTGGTAAAGGCGGCTTGGGAAATCAGCATTTCTTGAGTAACCGTAACCGCGCCCCAGAATACGCCCTCCCAGGATTACCAGGGGAAATAAAGCAGCTGCGTCTGGAGTTAAAACTTTTGGCCGAAGTGGGGATTATTGGCTTACCAAATGCTGGTAAATCCACTTTAATTTCATCTTTATCAGCTGCACGTCCAAAAATCGCAGACTACCCCTTCACTACCCTCATCCCAAATTTGGGTGTAGTGCGAAAACCTACTGGCGATGGTACTGTTTTCGCCGACATTCCCGGACTAATTGAGGGAGCAGCCCAAGGAGCAGGGCTGGGACATGATTTCTTGCGCCATATTGAGCGCACGCGGGTGTTACTTCACTTAATTGATGCTACTAGTGATGATGTGGTTCGAGATTTTAACACAATTAAGCAAGAATTACAAGCCTATGGACGGGGTTTAGCAGAACGCCCACAAATTTTGGCGCTGAACAAAATTGATGCAGTTGATCGGGAAACTGTCGATTTGGAGGCATTAGCTACCCAACTTAATCATCTCTCCTACGCCCCAGTTTTTGTGATTTCAGCAGTTACTCGCACCGGGTTAGAGCCGATGTTACAGGAAATATGGGGAATTATCGACCAAATGAAGGTTCCTGAAGAAGTGGAGGTATTTAGATAA
- a CDS encoding PAS domain S-box protein: protein MNHPRFLDNPAQKQNTQQQNFSPTFLHQMINGISDPIFVKDRQHRWVLLNDTYCHFVGHSREELIGKSDYDFFPQAEADMFRQQDELVFTTNITNENQDLFTDAQGIIHLISTKKSCFEDETGNKFLVGSIRDIILQNEAGKVLGVTSTLRDRQQASDLHRTNAVLQAQQEASIDGILIIDENRTVASFNQKFSKLWQIPAALLQTGDDRQLLGWVVDQLLNPDEFLAKVEYLYQHPQESSRDEIFLKFGKIFDRYSAPVYKHQGACGETSPLEDYYGRIWYFRDITEYKQAEAELRASQQRLALLIEQTPLAIIEWNTNFEIQTWNRAAERIFGYTPEEMLGNPFEIIVPENARKHVNEVITALLTQHGGSFSVNENVTKDGRTMVCEWYNNALVAPDGQVVGVASMVLDITERKRAEEEQQKFVALIENSSDFIGIASMEGQILYVNPAGLKMVGLSSLEAAKTKSLVDFYSPEAFAEFIQQITPLIFQHGFWQGEFCYRHFQTGIEIPTDCSLFLVKHPETGEPFCRVAVVRDITERKQAKEALLKSEAQLRQQAEELKVALRELQHTQTQLIQSEKMSSLGQLVAGVAHEINNPVNFIYGNLSPAKEYTQDLLSLLQLYQSHYPLPVPEIEDFAELIELDFLKSDLPQIINSMNIGADRIREIVLSLRTFSRLDEAEMKAVDIHEGIDSTLMILQSRLKTNNQRPTIEIIKEYGKLPRVQCYAGQLNQVFMNILTNAIDALEERVGSRGAGEHTSLREAAPTTAPLPRQLLETLRERSAQVGYAQDKLSNQGGRGAGENNQCPIPNSQSPIPTIRICTQLLEPNQVTIRITDNGLGIPEDVKKQLFDPFFTTKPIGKGTGMGLAISYQIITERHGGSLECISQPEQGAEFLIKIPLIQNQ, encoded by the coding sequence ATGAACCATCCTAGATTTTTAGATAACCCAGCGCAAAAACAAAACACGCAGCAGCAAAACTTTTCGCCGACATTTCTGCATCAGATGATCAATGGCATATCTGACCCAATTTTTGTCAAAGACCGTCAACATCGCTGGGTATTACTTAACGATACCTACTGTCATTTTGTAGGTCATAGCCGAGAAGAATTAATTGGCAAGTCAGACTATGATTTTTTTCCTCAAGCAGAAGCTGATATGTTCCGGCAACAAGATGAACTGGTTTTCACCACAAATATTACTAATGAGAACCAGGATCTTTTTACCGATGCTCAGGGTATAATCCATCTCATCTCTACAAAAAAGTCTTGCTTTGAGGATGAGACTGGTAATAAATTTCTGGTGGGTAGTATTCGAGACATAATTTTACAGAATGAAGCCGGAAAAGTTCTGGGTGTGACTAGCACACTGCGCGATCGCCAGCAAGCATCAGACCTACATCGCACTAATGCTGTGCTGCAAGCTCAACAAGAAGCTTCCATCGACGGAATTCTGATTATTGATGAAAATCGTACAGTTGCATCATTCAATCAGAAATTCTCCAAGTTATGGCAAATTCCTGCGGCACTCCTCCAGACAGGCGACGATCGCCAACTCCTGGGATGGGTAGTAGACCAACTACTCAATCCAGACGAATTTCTGGCTAAGGTGGAGTATCTTTACCAGCATCCACAGGAAAGCAGCCGTGATGAAATTTTCCTGAAGTTTGGAAAGATTTTTGACCGCTATTCTGCACCCGTATATAAACACCAAGGAGCTTGTGGTGAGACATCACCTTTAGAAGACTATTACGGTAGAATTTGGTATTTTCGCGACATTACCGAATACAAGCAAGCAGAGGCAGAACTCAGGGCTTCACAGCAAAGACTAGCGTTGCTGATTGAACAAACACCTTTAGCGATTATTGAATGGAATACCAACTTTGAGATTCAGACATGGAATCGGGCAGCAGAAAGAATCTTTGGATACACCCCAGAGGAAATGCTGGGGAATCCTTTTGAAATTATAGTACCTGAAAACGCCAGAAAACACGTAAATGAGGTGATCACTGCCCTGTTAACACAACATGGAGGAAGTTTTAGTGTCAACGAGAACGTCACTAAAGATGGCAGGACGATGGTCTGTGAGTGGTATAACAACGCGTTAGTGGCTCCTGATGGCCAGGTTGTTGGCGTTGCTTCAATGGTTCTGGACATTACAGAACGCAAACGAGCAGAAGAGGAACAGCAAAAATTTGTCGCATTGATTGAAAACAGCAGCGACTTTATTGGCATTGCTTCAATGGAAGGGCAAATTCTCTATGTGAACCCTGCCGGACTCAAAATGGTGGGACTTAGTAGCCTAGAAGCAGCCAAAACCAAATCCTTGGTTGATTTTTATTCACCAGAAGCTTTTGCAGAATTCATCCAGCAAATTACTCCTTTAATCTTTCAACATGGTTTCTGGCAAGGCGAGTTTTGCTATAGGCATTTTCAAACGGGCATAGAAATTCCCACTGATTGCAGCCTGTTTCTGGTTAAACATCCTGAAACAGGAGAGCCTTTCTGTCGGGTAGCTGTTGTTAGGGACATTACAGAACGTAAACAAGCCAAGGAAGCCCTGCTCAAGTCGGAAGCGCAACTACGACAACAAGCCGAAGAACTTAAAGTTGCACTCCGCGAACTTCAACACACCCAGACTCAGTTAATTCAAAGTGAAAAGATGTCCAGTTTGGGTCAACTAGTCGCAGGAGTAGCACACGAAATCAACAATCCGGTCAATTTTATCTATGGCAACCTCAGCCCTGCCAAGGAATACACTCAAGATTTACTTTCACTTTTGCAACTCTACCAAAGTCATTATCCTCTGCCTGTGCCAGAAATTGAGGATTTTGCAGAACTAATCGAACTGGACTTTTTGAAGTCAGATTTGCCACAAATAATCAACTCAATGAACATTGGGGCAGACCGCATTCGGGAGATTGTGCTTTCCTTACGAACTTTTTCACGCTTAGATGAAGCCGAAATGAAAGCCGTTGATATCCATGAGGGAATCGACAGTACTCTGATGATTTTGCAAAGCCGCCTCAAGACTAATAACCAACGTCCAACAATTGAAATAATCAAAGAATACGGCAAACTACCGCGGGTTCAATGTTACGCTGGGCAGCTAAACCAAGTATTCATGAATATTTTGACAAATGCGATCGATGCTTTAGAAGAGAGAGTGGGGAGCAGGGGGGCAGGGGAGCATACTTCTCTACGAGAGGCTGCGCCAACGACTGCACCCTTACCTCGGCAACTTTTAGAGACGCTACGCGAACGCTCGGCACAAGTCGGCTACGCTCAGGACAAGCTCAGTAACCAGGGGGGCAGGGGAGCAGGGGAAAATAACCAATGCCCAATCCCCAATTCCCAATCCCCAATTCCGACAATTCGCATTTGCACCCAACTACTGGAGCCAAATCAGGTAACAATTAGGATTACCGACAATGGATTGGGAATACCAGAAGATGTTAAAAAACAACTATTTGACCCCTTCTTTACCACCAAGCCCATCGGCAAAGGTACGGGGATGGGACTTGCCATTAGCTACCAGATCATTACAGAAAGACATGGCGGTTCTTTAGAATGTATTTCGCAGCCAGAACAAGGCGCTGAGTTTTTGATTAAGATTCCCCTGATTCAGAATCAGTAA
- a CDS encoding vWA domain-containing protein, with translation MMSDRDYTLIIDKSGSMSTPDQVGGRSRWEIAQESTLALARKAEQFDPDGITVYLFSGRFKRYDDVTSAKVAQIFLENDPSGTTNLAGVLQDALNNYFQRKAAGKSKPNGETILVITDGEPDDRKAVFEVIIHATRQMERDEELGISIIQVGSDAQATKFLKALDDQLQSVGAKFDICDTVTLDDLEEMSLVDVLTNAITD, from the coding sequence ATGATGAGCGATCGCGACTATACATTAATCATTGACAAAAGCGGTAGTATGTCCACACCCGACCAAGTGGGTGGTAGAAGTAGATGGGAGATAGCCCAAGAGTCTACTCTGGCTTTGGCAAGAAAGGCCGAACAGTTTGACCCAGATGGGATCACTGTTTACTTGTTTTCCGGTAGATTTAAACGCTACGATGATGTCACCTCAGCCAAAGTCGCACAGATATTTCTCGAAAATGACCCTTCTGGGACGACAAATTTAGCAGGTGTACTTCAGGATGCCTTAAATAATTACTTTCAACGCAAAGCTGCGGGTAAAAGCAAGCCAAACGGAGAGACAATTTTAGTCATCACTGATGGTGAACCAGACGATCGCAAAGCTGTGTTTGAAGTCATCATTCATGCTACTCGCCAGATGGAACGTGATGAAGAATTAGGAATTTCGATCATTCAAGTCGGTTCAGATGCCCAAGCAACTAAGTTCCTCAAAGCTTTGGATGACCAGTTGCAAAGTGTTGGCGCTAAATTTGATATCTGCGATACTGTCACTTTAGACGACTTAGAAGAAATGAGCCTTGTAGA